ATAAAAGTTAGAGAAATCAAATCTAtagaattaaaaaacaaaaatgatggaatgattttttcttttctttttttatgaaTACTATTATTGGTGTTTACCTTTGTTTCTTCAGCGCTTTTTGAAGAGAGGACTCTTTTATAGCTGCGGAGAAATGGCTTGTCGTGAGCCACAACCACAACTTCTGTATTCTCTGAATTTTTGAAGTACTCATCTCCAAATCCTGCTTGTTTAGCAATTTTTATCAGTTTAATTAAATCATAATGCATTAATAATAAGGATAATATATAGTTGTgtctaaaataaatatataacaaaaaaccattttttctttgatgtATTTTGTAATTTAAGTATATAGTTTTGCTATGAAGAGTAGACTATGAGACCCTATAAAATGAATACACTTAGAATAAGGAATcgatatattttttattgttagTATAATTAGAATCAACTAACTAGCTACCTTacatcaattaaaaaatatggTAGCTGATAGCATTTAATTTATcataaatttatattaattttttaaaactacTCTTAGcccacatttttttatttctctttctatcccatataaaatatttttgttgTTCTATTatgtttctttctcttcatattCATGGAGAGTCATAATAAATGAAAACAAACAAATATGGAATAGGGATTTTGATCTCTATCCGCGAGAGAATCTAAATAAACAAATGAGAAAAATGGGCAGACACGGTGTTTGTTGGGAAAGAAACTATAAAATAGTGTGTTTCATTCTGTTTGAAGTGGGCATATTTTGGCATTCTCCCATGCACGTCATTTTAGTTCTACTGAGTACTGACTACTATATCACATGCAGTATCATCACTTGATCTGTCACTTTTGTTTTGTGTTTTGGGAATGACTCACACTGACTTCAGATACGACACTTGTATAAGCTGGAAAAAGATCATTCAAATATTCTATATATAGCATGGCATATGTTCATAGGACAAATATTATAAAATAcgcgtaaaaaaaaaaagagtatggATTATGAAGGGCAGTGATGAGATTCTATAGTGCCATGTATTTCAGTGCAAATATACTTTCACAATTATTCTAAATTGATTTTAAGTCTTGATCAtgagaaaaaatagaaaatatatagtGCTAGTAATAGTATAATTACATGTTAGTTTACAATATTGTAACTTGTAAGTATAACTGTATAAGatgctttaaaatcaattttaattgaaagtaataatttttatatttgtgTATTAAGAAAAACAGTGTTCCCTAGTTTAAAAACTTCTCTGTAAATTACTAATTTTAGCAGAGCAATGAAGCGGAATCTGTCATACAAGATAATCTTTCTGAATTCTGTGCTAGCCTCTTGGCTGCCTATGATAGTGGTGATCTTGTAGCTGCACTTGAAGAAGGCCATGCTGGGTGGCAAAAGTGGGTGAAAGGCTTTGGTAAATCACTTAAGCGCAAGGGAAAATCACTTTACATGCCGCTCCAGACTCTGCTGACTGGGAAACTACATGGACCTGATATGGGAGCTAGTGTTGTTTTGCTCTATAAAGCTGGTACTACTGATAGCATAGCTCCTGAAGCTGGCTTTGTGACAGTGGATGAAAGATTCAAAATACTTAGGGAAATTAACTGGGAAACATTGTCCAAGGatattcctgtgaaggagactGCTGCTTCAGTCTAACTGAGAATTCACTTTCAAGGTTTTATACTTGTGTTTGTAgacttaattatttattttgacaAGAGAAGactaatttgtaatttttttgagCAATCTTGTTTAATCAtagtttcatatttttttggAGGTAAATTCAGGCGTTTACTTTTAGGCCCATTATTTTGAATTGGAAACAGGGGAATGTATACGAGTTAGTtaccttccaaaaaaaaattactacttTTAGCATATGAAAATCAAATTGTAGCAAAAATTTGATTTATATGTAAATCAGTTTTTAATAGAATCACCATTAAACTCCACTTTAAGTAAACATGCTTTAGTAAATGTTTGAAAAAATCTTCTAGTGTTAACTCTAGAAAAAAGATTCAGCTTGTAGTTTCTAAATTTTAGAAATCattagagaaaagagaaaataatcCAATAATGCTGCTATTAATTTAACTTGTTAATGATAAGGTTTACTTGCAATTaatgcaaattaaaatgatgttACCTTCCAAAAAGTCTGCAACTTTTACAATGTTGCCAGCAATCTGATTGTGAAGATCCTCGCCAATCCAAATAGGGtaaatgcaaacacacaccGCGATAGCAATCAAGCTTCCAATGATGATCGTTAATAACCTCTCATGCGCGGTTCGTAGGAGTTCACCGTCTGTAAATTCCGAAAGAGTCACCAAGCAGAACGTCAAGATGAATATCAGCAATCCATAATCATATTTCGCCTTCAATCGCGGCGAAAATCTCATATATGTCACTGTCACAGCTGCAATATataaaatcacaaaaaaaagaacaagtTAGAGAACATTGTTGAGATCATTAGTTATTTACAATAAATCAAGCAATTAACTTTATGTAGAGTGTAACAtaaatcaaatttaattaattcaatCTAATAATCTTTTATGGAGTGAACATCGATCCCTTAAACAAACAACCAAACACGCTTGCACTTACCAATCACAAAGAGAAATGCTGAAATCAGTACATCTTTGCCATTCTTCCCACAAAGAGATGCTAATCTATGGGTTCCAAACCCCAGAGCAGCAGCTAATCCTGTTGCCAACATCCTGTTTAAACCTTTTCCGAGTGTTGCACCTGAAAAATATGTCAAAAAACATGGTTAAGAGATCTTCAAAAGAAACATATTGTAGACAGCATATATTGACTGCTTgtaaaaacatggttcattgGTGGATCTATTATTAAGATGGTTCACTACAAATGTGCCTTTTTTTAAGGCATTATCAATCATATATATTTTCCATTGTTATGGTTACTCACCAACAGAAAGTTCGAGGACAATGACAACAGTGACAACCGCCCAGATGATGTTCTCACCAAAACCATAGAAGGAGGGACGAAAATGATGCAAAATGGAAACCAGCACCAGTGCCAATCCAACCTTGAAGGAATGAATAATCCTTCTGGGTTCATTTTGAACAAACTTGACTAACTTAGCCCATGGTTTGTCAGCAATTGGTGAGGCCATCTTTAATTTGATTGCTCTCTTTGTGGGAATTAAGTGATCGAGATTGGAAGTCCAAAATCAATGTGAGATTTGCAAACTGGTGGTAGGGGTTATATATGGGTGAGTATCTAGATAAAGTAAAAACCATGGAATAATTTGTTTGACAgtcttaaaaagacaaacattTTTAGTCACGCATGGAGTTTTACTGTTTTAATTACTTTTTGAAAATAGTGTACACTAGCTGTTTATGTTTTgagaatatattttttgttttgtttactattttaataattaagaaGATGCTAAGAAGGAGGTTAAAGATATTTAACAATATTTTTAACATAGTGTTAGTAAAAAAATGAGCAATTTTATGATGGATCATGTTAAAAATTGGTTCACCCATTAACTATGTTTTTACTAAGTCTTAGGTTGTGTGTACATTCACGACAGAATTTAGCGGGTAGAGGTAGCTGCATATAACAATCTGGCGCTCTAGTCTGGAAAGAGGaaactcaaataaaaaaaactctatGAAAAATTAGAGTGAGTAAAATGAGTAATActtatgtaaccaaaaaaacgATCATATGTGTTGTAAGTTTGGTATGAACTAAAATCAAAGCACTTAGGGCCGTTGGCCCTCctaattatcaaaaaaaaaaaaatgaaagcacTTACTTAACCTTAATAAAGCAATTATGAATTATTTCCGAGATAATTACTAAACTTAATCTTAATCTGCTTCTATATCATTCATCGTGCCAATTCTACCTTTTGCTCATCTAATTGTTAGACAAAGTAAGTCTTACTTTAATTTTCTTGTGAACTAACATACGTTCACTTAGTTGCATGTAAATCTTCTTGAAATGCCTTTGGTTTCTAGTATTGAGACCTTCTTTGTCACCCTAATTAATCATGCCTTTGACAATGCATGTTAAGATACTCATACCGCCCAATCAATAATAATATAACTTTATGAAACTAGTCCACAATTTTGTTTAGACCTTTTCATGGTATTTCAAAGGAATTAATTTGTTGGAAAtttaagtgtgagtaagaagtcTAATAATGAATGATTGGAGGGTGATGAGTACTTTATAAGTCACTCATACACTTAACGCCTTAAAATTTTAAGTGAAAGACGTGGTGTCTAATCCACTTATAATTTACTCGTGTTAATTTAATGTGATGGTCGTCAGGAGTTTTATGGCTCTCACAACCAACAATAAAGGGTTGGCTAATTAAGTAAACCAAACGGCTCAATGTAAAGGTATGCATTCTATAAGTGCATGCTATAAGGCACCAGCAGCAAACTATCTACCtaacttcttctttttttaccCATATAACAATATGACACATTAAACAaacttttatttaaaatttacacATTTTTTCATCCTTAAAAAATTGTGTATGTGTAAATATAAGATTAAATGAATACAACTTAAATGAaagtcaaaataaaaaacatttcaAGGAATCAAAAACATACTTAGAAAAATGACAAATTAGAGAGTGAGACTTATTCTATGAgtaatgattcattcacacttcttttctctcatctcattttcataatttttctttctatctctcttagTATTTAttgtcacatcacatatcatattatttatttctctcatttctcttcATATTTATCAAGGTGAAGGTAGGACAGAAATGTTGGCAAAATATTATTCTTATTCTACCCATTCTTTAAGGTTGCCCTTAGATAAACAAGTTCGTTACGTTAATAATGTCAcataaatatttatttcatgCGCATAATGAATAAACTcaataacttatatgtatatataaatgatggtgatctctttaaataaatgattttaattTCTCTCTTATGATGATCTAGATTGTCTGCCACTAAATTAACATTTGATTCCATGAATGTGCGAACACTTAAATATTGGTTGCTAAACTAATATATGAAGATATACAACCATGAGTTTGGGAATTTTTTAGAACCTTGGCTATGGAGCAATAGGTAGCAGTAGCGGTTAAGTGGAGCTCGAGTTTACCAAGTGAGAAACGAAATATTTTCATTGCCAAACAAGCTCGCGCGTAGTCTGACGCAGTGGATGAGGTCCAATCCTAGCTGGGTGAAGGTAAATGTTGACGGCGCGGTAGCTGGCAGCCTCATGGCTAGTTGTGGCGGCATGATTCGGGACTCCAATGGTCAATGTATCAAAGGTTTCTGTTGTAATCTTTGCATCCTTGCATTTGCATGCGAACAATTTCCCTGCAGAATTGAATGTGGTCTTGACAGCTACTGAGGTCGTGatgagtttggacttgcctcaAGTAGTCACCAAGAATGATTCACTAGAGGTAATCCAACTTCTTAAATCCTCTAACGTCATAGCTCAATCGGTTGTGCGCATGAAGAAAGATCATAGTGCAATATTTTTTCCGGCATACTTATAGGGAGGCTAATGCTCTGGTCAACGTTTTAGCTTATGTGGAGTTAGATTTTCTTTTTGGGTCACATTGTTTGGACTCCTCTGTTGGAGAATGTCATAGATTGTTGCATCTAGACAATTTGAATGATATGTCCTCTCTTTCTAGTTCCGCATCAGTGTAATAACCACACTTCCAACCTCTTGTTGTCACACGTGTTTATTTTAAGGGAATTGGTTTTAATATACACGACAATAAATGTTATGTCATCTCTATCACACTTTT
This portion of the Lotus japonicus ecotype B-129 chromosome 3, LjGifu_v1.2 genome encodes:
- the LOC130749224 gene encoding aluminum-activated malate transporter 2-like encodes the protein MASPIADKPWAKLVKFVQNEPRRIIHSFKVGLALVLVSILHHFRPSFYGFGENIIWAVVTVVIVLELSVGATLGKGLNRMLATGLAAALGFGTHRLASLCGKNGKDVLISAFLFVIAVTVTYMRFSPRLKAKYDYGLLIFILTFCLVTLSEFTDGELLRTAHERLLTIIIGSLIAIAVCVCIYPIWIGEDLHNQIAGNIVKVADFLEGFGDEYFKNSENTEVVVVAHDKPFLRSYKRVLSSKSAEETKAVLARWEPCHGRFRFRHPWKQYLKIGNLTRLCAYKIEALSVYLLNSDQTPYELRSRVEDPCKNISLECGKALKESSLIVKKMAKSSAPNLYVRHAKNAAESLKSVLRANPWEGADPMEMVPAATVASLLIDIVICVENISEAVDELATLANFVPPRGIVQPITSSDDDDSAHVITVNE